A stretch of Myxococcus hansupus DNA encodes these proteins:
- a CDS encoding 5'-nucleotidase C-terminal domain-containing protein: MPRSRSVIASLALALGAFHGGCIAYNDSCQPLVDDPDAVVGYLGHDVLLDKVFTRHDNNALGQLVADALMHAEDDSQTPAQLGIVNGGSLRQEGICVTRTSLRRGPLTDGVLHELILFENLVVTVDLTEQELVNLMEHSVGALYRAGESIASPSGAFLHVSEGTSLSVDCSRPRGSRVVSMRVGARQVELNPALNAVSGLRYRVAMNAYLLDGGDGYGTVLGNAGKDPDRNPVQARMLGGTEANITSAYMKTKHPTPVQALQEEQRIVFQNCELPARPAGR, encoded by the coding sequence ATGCCGCGCTCCCGCTCCGTGATTGCTTCGCTCGCCCTCGCCTTGGGGGCCTTCCATGGCGGCTGCATCGCCTACAACGATTCGTGCCAGCCCCTGGTGGACGACCCCGATGCCGTCGTGGGCTACCTGGGACACGACGTGCTGCTCGACAAGGTGTTCACCCGGCACGACAACAACGCGCTGGGCCAGCTCGTCGCGGATGCCTTGATGCACGCGGAGGATGATTCGCAGACCCCGGCGCAGTTGGGCATCGTCAACGGCGGGTCGCTGCGTCAGGAAGGCATCTGCGTCACGCGCACGTCGCTGCGCCGGGGGCCGCTGACCGACGGCGTGCTGCACGAGCTCATCCTCTTCGAGAACCTGGTGGTGACGGTGGACCTCACCGAGCAGGAGCTCGTGAACCTGATGGAGCACTCCGTCGGCGCGCTCTACCGGGCAGGGGAGAGCATCGCGTCGCCCTCGGGCGCCTTCCTGCACGTGTCGGAGGGCACCTCGCTGAGCGTGGACTGCAGCCGTCCGCGCGGCTCGCGCGTCGTGTCGATGCGAGTGGGGGCGCGGCAGGTGGAGCTGAACCCGGCCTTGAACGCCGTCTCCGGCCTCCGCTACCGCGTCGCGATGAACGCGTACCTCCTGGATGGAGGTGACGGCTACGGCACGGTGCTGGGCAACGCGGGGAAGGATCCGGACCGCAACCCGGTGCAGGCGCGGATGCTCGGCGGCACGGAGGCCAACATCACCTCGGCGTACATGAAGACGAAGCACCCCACGCCCGTGCAGGCGCTGCAGGAGGAACAGCGAATCGTCTTCCAGAACTGCGAACTGCCCGCGCGGCCCGCGGGCAGGTGA
- a CDS encoding pirin family protein: MIAIRPSEARGHANHGWLDSHHTFSFASYYDPDFMGFRALRVINEDRVAPHEGFDTHPHRDMEIITYPLSGAIAHRDSTGGEGLLRAGEVQRMTAGTGVLHSEMNGANENLHFLQIWIIPDRRGLTPSYEQKAFTEAERQGRWRVVVSPDARDGSLTVHQDVVLHATLLGKGEQAEYTLAPGRHVWLQVARGKGTFNGVEVKAGDGVAVAEESKLVLTASEPIEALLFDLA, encoded by the coding sequence ATGATTGCCATTCGACCCTCGGAAGCGCGCGGCCACGCCAACCACGGCTGGCTCGACTCCCACCACACCTTCTCCTTCGCGAGCTACTACGACCCGGACTTCATGGGCTTCCGCGCCCTGCGCGTCATCAACGAGGACCGCGTCGCGCCTCACGAGGGCTTCGACACGCACCCGCACCGGGACATGGAAATCATCACCTACCCGCTCAGCGGGGCCATTGCCCACCGCGACAGCACGGGCGGCGAGGGCCTGCTGCGCGCCGGTGAGGTACAGCGGATGACGGCCGGCACGGGCGTGCTGCACAGCGAGATGAACGGTGCGAACGAGAACCTGCACTTCCTGCAGATTTGGATCATCCCGGACCGCCGGGGCCTGACGCCCAGCTACGAGCAGAAGGCCTTCACGGAAGCCGAGCGCCAGGGGCGCTGGCGGGTGGTGGTCAGCCCGGACGCCCGCGACGGCAGTCTCACGGTGCACCAGGACGTGGTGCTTCACGCGACGCTGCTGGGCAAGGGCGAGCAGGCGGAATACACGCTGGCGCCAGGCCGCCATGTCTGGCTCCAGGTGGCGCGCGGCAAGGGCACCTTCAATGGCGTGGAAGTGAAGGCGGGTGACGGCGTCGCGGTGGCGGAGGAGTCGAAGTTGGTGCTGACCGCCTCGGAGCCCATCGAAGCCCTGCTGTTCGACCTGGCCTGA
- the glmM gene encoding phosphoglucosamine mutase: MAYRMNMPPKEAQASQKLFGTDGVRGKANVYPMTAEVAMQLGRALAFLIRNGPHRHRVIVGKDTRLSGYMLEQALAAGLTSMGVDVELVGPLPTPGISNITTSMRADAGAVISASHNPYEDNGIKFFWRDGFKLPDETEGKIEELVSSGSIDSIRPTATKIGRAFRMEDARGRYIVFLKATFPRELTLEGMTIVVDCANGAAYKTAPAVLEELGAKVIALGVSPDGKNINHKCGALYPENLAKTVVKHGAHLGIALDGDADRLIVVDEKGKVVDGDAIMAICTGELVARKQLKKKMLVSTVMSNIGLERAVARFGVKVARTRVGDRYVVDEMRRNGYNLGGEQSGHLIFLDHTTTGDGTLAALQLLAVMCRAGKPLSELASIFEPVPQTLLNVVVKQKKELGELPTVMKVIKSVEQRLGNSGRVLVRFSGTEPKARVLIEGEDAARNQAYAKEIADALSKALSS, from the coding sequence ATGGCGTACAGGATGAACATGCCTCCCAAGGAGGCGCAGGCTTCCCAGAAGCTGTTCGGCACGGATGGTGTTCGCGGGAAGGCGAACGTCTATCCCATGACTGCCGAAGTCGCGATGCAGCTCGGGCGAGCGCTCGCGTTCCTCATCCGCAACGGTCCGCATCGTCACCGCGTCATCGTGGGCAAGGACACCCGGCTCTCCGGCTACATGCTGGAGCAGGCGCTCGCCGCGGGCCTCACCTCCATGGGCGTGGACGTGGAGCTCGTCGGCCCGCTGCCGACGCCCGGCATCTCCAACATCACCACCTCCATGCGGGCGGACGCGGGCGCGGTCATCTCCGCCTCGCACAACCCCTACGAGGACAACGGCATCAAGTTCTTCTGGCGCGACGGCTTCAAGCTTCCGGACGAGACGGAAGGCAAGATTGAAGAGCTGGTGTCCAGCGGCTCCATCGACTCCATCCGTCCCACGGCCACCAAGATTGGCCGGGCCTTCCGCATGGAGGACGCGCGCGGCCGTTACATCGTGTTCCTCAAGGCCACCTTCCCGCGCGAGCTGACGCTGGAGGGGATGACCATCGTCGTCGACTGCGCCAATGGCGCGGCCTACAAGACGGCCCCCGCGGTGCTGGAGGAGCTGGGCGCCAAGGTGATTGCGCTCGGCGTGTCGCCGGACGGCAAGAACATCAACCACAAGTGTGGCGCGCTCTACCCGGAGAACCTCGCCAAGACGGTGGTGAAGCACGGCGCGCACCTGGGCATCGCCCTGGACGGTGACGCCGACCGCCTCATCGTCGTGGATGAGAAGGGCAAGGTCGTGGATGGCGACGCCATCATGGCCATCTGCACCGGCGAGCTGGTGGCCCGCAAGCAGCTCAAGAAGAAGATGCTGGTCTCCACGGTGATGAGCAACATCGGCCTGGAGCGCGCGGTGGCCCGCTTCGGCGTGAAGGTGGCCCGCACGCGCGTGGGTGACCGCTACGTCGTCGATGAGATGCGCCGCAACGGCTACAACCTGGGCGGCGAGCAGAGCGGCCACCTCATCTTCCTGGACCACACCACCACGGGTGATGGCACCCTGGCCGCGCTCCAGCTCCTGGCGGTGATGTGCCGCGCCGGCAAGCCCCTGAGCGAGCTGGCCTCCATCTTCGAGCCCGTGCCCCAGACGCTGCTCAACGTCGTCGTGAAGCAGAAGAAGGAGCTGGGCGAGCTTCCCACGGTGATGAAGGTCATCAAGAGCGTGGAGCAGCGCCTGGGCAACTCCGGCCGCGTGCTGGTGCGCTTCTCCGGCACCGAGCCCAAGGCCCGCGTCCTCATCGAGGGCGAGGACGCCGCCCGCAACCAGGCGTACGCGAAGGAAATCGCGGACGCGCTGTCCAAGGCGCTGAGCAGCTAG
- a CDS encoding TIGR04563 family protein, which yields MAGTDKRKQSLYFPEEMLKEIQEEATRQDRSLSWVVQQAWKIARERIKSFPAVNDVTGDERQDPREE from the coding sequence ATGGCAGGCACCGACAAGCGCAAGCAGTCGCTGTACTTCCCCGAGGAGATGCTGAAGGAAATCCAGGAGGAAGCGACCCGACAGGACCGCTCTCTTTCGTGGGTCGTTCAGCAAGCGTGGAAGATCGCCCGCGAGCGAATCAAGTCGTTCCCCGCCGTCAACGATGTGACTGGCGACGAGCGCCAGGACCCTCGGGAGGAGTAA
- a CDS encoding YceI family protein, whose amino-acid sequence MATTTWNLDTTHSGIHFSVRHMVIAKVRGSFRKFSGAVSLDEQNVAASSVAVTIETGSVDTGVEQRDNHLRSPDFFDVEKFPSIAFQSTKVEKTSGNGLKVTGNLTIRDVTREVVLEAEQLGVGKDPWGNTKAAFEAKTSVDRRDFGLTWNQALETGGVLVGEKIEIAIEIQAVKAQGEQAA is encoded by the coding sequence ATGGCCACCACGACCTGGAATCTCGATACGACCCACTCCGGCATCCACTTCTCCGTTCGCCACATGGTCATCGCGAAGGTGCGGGGCAGCTTCCGGAAGTTCAGCGGCGCGGTGTCGCTGGACGAGCAGAACGTCGCCGCCTCGTCCGTCGCCGTCACCATCGAGACGGGCAGCGTCGACACTGGCGTCGAGCAGCGCGACAACCACCTGCGCTCGCCGGACTTCTTCGACGTGGAGAAGTTCCCCAGCATCGCCTTCCAGAGCACGAAGGTGGAGAAGACGTCTGGCAACGGGCTGAAGGTCACGGGCAACCTGACCATCCGTGACGTCACCCGCGAGGTGGTGCTGGAGGCGGAGCAGCTCGGCGTGGGCAAGGACCCCTGGGGCAACACCAAGGCCGCCTTCGAGGCGAAGACGTCGGTGGATCGCCGTGACTTCGGCCTGACGTGGAACCAGGCGCTGGAGACGGGCGGCGTGCTGGTGGGCGAGAAGATTGAGATCGCCATCGAGATTCAGGCCGTGAAGGCGCAGGGCGAGCAGGCCGCCTGA
- the folP gene encoding dihydropteroate synthase — protein MATARAEGRGLTALASAVESALASGATPPALSLGDRRFEWGARTYVMGVVNVTPDSFSDGGRFASTEAAIAHGLALAEAGADLLDVGGESTRPGSLPVSVEDELARVVPVIEGLRARTAVPLSVDTTKAAVAREALRAGAHLINDVTGFGADAELPRVVSEAGAACCLMHIQGTPATMQQAPRYDDLVEDVLAFLEDAIARAEAAGIPRGRILLDPGIGFGKTFEHNLFLLRRLNELRVLGLPLLVGTSRKGFLGRLAGGKPASERLAATLGSVASMAALGGADVVRVHDVAEARDALAVADAIRRGEDGGALYAR, from the coding sequence GTGGCGACTGCGCGCGCGGAGGGCCGAGGGCTGACCGCGCTGGCCTCGGCGGTGGAGTCCGCGCTGGCCTCGGGCGCCACACCCCCGGCACTATCCCTGGGCGACAGGCGCTTCGAATGGGGTGCCCGCACCTATGTCATGGGCGTGGTGAACGTGACGCCGGACAGCTTCTCCGACGGAGGGCGGTTCGCTTCGACGGAGGCCGCCATCGCCCACGGGCTCGCCCTGGCGGAAGCGGGAGCCGACCTGCTCGACGTGGGCGGTGAGTCCACCCGGCCGGGCTCGCTGCCCGTGAGCGTCGAGGACGAACTGGCCCGCGTCGTGCCCGTCATCGAGGGCCTTCGCGCGCGGACCGCCGTGCCGCTCTCCGTGGACACCACGAAGGCCGCCGTGGCCCGCGAGGCACTCCGCGCCGGAGCGCACCTCATCAACGACGTCACGGGCTTCGGCGCCGACGCCGAGCTTCCCCGCGTGGTGTCCGAAGCCGGCGCCGCCTGTTGCCTGATGCACATCCAGGGCACGCCCGCGACGATGCAGCAGGCACCGCGCTACGACGACCTCGTCGAGGACGTGCTGGCCTTCCTGGAGGACGCCATCGCTCGGGCCGAGGCGGCCGGCATTCCCCGGGGGCGCATCCTCCTGGACCCGGGCATCGGCTTTGGAAAGACCTTCGAGCACAACCTCTTCCTGCTGCGCCGCCTCAACGAGCTGCGCGTCCTGGGGCTGCCGCTGCTCGTCGGGACCAGCCGGAAGGGCTTCCTCGGCCGGTTGGCGGGCGGGAAGCCTGCCTCCGAGCGGCTGGCGGCGACCCTGGGCTCCGTGGCGTCCATGGCCGCGCTGGGCGGGGCGGACGTGGTCCGGGTCCACGACGTGGCCGAGGCCCGGGATGCGCTGGCGGTCGCGGACGCCATCCGGCGCGGCGAGGACGGCGGAGCGCTCTACGCCCGGTAA
- a CDS encoding OsmC family protein has protein sequence MTIHSQTEKPGVFRQVLSTGSHTLHADVAPALGGQDSAPGPHDYFDAALAACKALTATWYAKRHGLALERVETQVERDDSRERQGTYGLKVKLVFHGALSPEDKQRLYNAVAQCPVHKLMTTATVEITTEPLEA, from the coding sequence ATGACGATTCACAGCCAGACCGAGAAGCCCGGAGTGTTCCGCCAGGTCCTTTCGACGGGCAGCCATACGTTGCACGCGGATGTGGCTCCGGCCCTGGGCGGGCAGGACTCCGCGCCCGGCCCGCATGACTACTTCGACGCGGCGCTGGCGGCCTGCAAGGCGCTGACGGCCACGTGGTACGCGAAGCGCCATGGTCTCGCGCTGGAGCGGGTGGAGACCCAGGTGGAGCGCGACGACTCGCGGGAGCGGCAGGGGACGTATGGGTTGAAGGTGAAGCTGGTGTTCCACGGGGCGCTGTCTCCCGAGGACAAACAGCGGCTGTACAACGCGGTCGCGCAGTGCCCCGTCCACAAGTTGATGACGACGGCGACGGTGGAGATCACGACGGAACCGCTGGAGGCGTGA
- a CDS encoding pirin family protein — protein sequence MSRDDMNAEQLPPSMETLIVAPSRDLGDGFEVRRALPSARRRMVGPFIFLDQMGPAGFAPGIGLDVRPHPHIGLATVTYLFDGEIMHRDSLGTVQPIRPGAVNWMTAGNGIVHSERTGPGHRAAGSKLFGMQAWVALPKRHEETAPAFVHHPEDTMPFHEGEGVRLRVITGGMHGQRSPVQTLSDMFYADVAMDAQARFVIPAEHEERAVYVVEGTVEVDGVAFQPGELLVFRPGQSVTLHATTGARMLALGGEPMDGPRYMFWNFVSSSKERLEQAKADWQAQRFARVPEETEFIPLPEAPLPVRYP from the coding sequence ATGAGCCGGGATGACATGAACGCGGAGCAGCTTCCCCCTTCGATGGAAACACTCATCGTCGCGCCCTCACGGGACTTGGGCGACGGGTTCGAGGTGCGGCGCGCGCTGCCCTCGGCCCGCCGCCGGATGGTGGGGCCCTTCATCTTCCTCGACCAGATGGGCCCCGCCGGCTTCGCGCCCGGCATCGGGCTGGATGTGCGGCCGCATCCGCACATCGGCCTGGCCACCGTCACCTACCTCTTCGACGGAGAAATCATGCACCGGGACAGCCTGGGCACCGTGCAGCCCATCCGTCCCGGCGCGGTGAACTGGATGACGGCCGGCAACGGCATCGTCCACTCGGAGCGCACCGGCCCCGGCCACCGCGCCGCGGGCAGCAAGCTCTTCGGGATGCAGGCGTGGGTGGCGCTCCCCAAGCGCCACGAGGAGACGGCCCCGGCCTTCGTCCACCACCCCGAAGACACGATGCCCTTCCACGAAGGGGAAGGCGTCCGGCTGCGCGTCATCACGGGCGGCATGCACGGCCAGCGCTCGCCGGTGCAGACGCTGTCGGACATGTTCTACGCGGACGTGGCGATGGACGCCCAGGCGCGCTTCGTGATTCCGGCCGAGCACGAGGAGCGGGCGGTGTACGTCGTCGAGGGCACGGTGGAGGTGGACGGCGTCGCCTTCCAGCCGGGAGAGCTGCTCGTCTTCCGGCCGGGTCAGTCAGTCACCCTCCACGCCACCACCGGCGCGCGGATGCTGGCGCTCGGCGGTGAGCCCATGGACGGGCCGCGGTACATGTTCTGGAACTTCGTCTCCAGCTCGAAGGAGCGGCTGGAGCAGGCCAAGGCGGACTGGCAGGCCCAGCGCTTCGCCCGCGTCCCGGAGGAGACGGAGTTCATCCCGCTGCCCGAGGCACCCCTCCCCGTCCGCTACCCCTGA
- the ftsH gene encoding ATP-dependent zinc metalloprotease FtsH — MRSTYKTIGLWVILIVLFVAFYNFFSQGNDQVQEPSFTQLLTKVEEKKVKEVAVKGNTYSGKFTDTSEKFRTTGPAPDAAMLNQLRNNGVDVKYEREEQNSLWLTILGQWMPVVFLFLFFIFFMRQLQGGSGKAMTFGKSKAKLLSESHNKVTFADVAGADECKEELEEIVAFLKDPKKFTKLGGRIPKGVLMMGSPGTGKTLLARAVAGEAGVPFFSISGSDFVEMFVGVGASRVRDLFEQGKKNAPCIIFIDEIDAVGRHRGAGLGGGHDEREQTLNQLLVEMDGFESNDGVILIAATNRPDVLDPALQRPGRFDRRIVVPRPDLKGRLGVLKVHTRRVPLAPEVDLEVIARGTPGMTGADLENLVNESALMAARQNKERVDLSDFEAAKDKVFMGPERRSMIMTEKEKRNTATHEAGHALLAKLLPGCDPLHKVTIIPRGQALGVTWSLPTEDKVNGYKKQMLDQISMAMGGRIAEELMFNEMSSGAANDIERATETARAMVCRWGMSEKMGPLAFGKSDGEVFLGRDFNSSKDYSEDTARQIDAEVRSIVVGSYERGKQLLTENIEALRRVTDALVEYETLDAEDVNILLQGGQLTRERPPPRVNAPPKATEKKDKRKILDALEGLPAMEPKKA; from the coding sequence GTGCGTTCGACTTACAAGACCATCGGGCTCTGGGTCATCCTGATCGTCCTCTTCGTCGCCTTCTACAACTTCTTCTCCCAGGGCAATGACCAGGTCCAGGAACCGTCCTTCACCCAGTTGCTGACGAAGGTGGAGGAGAAGAAGGTCAAGGAAGTTGCCGTCAAGGGCAACACCTACTCCGGCAAGTTCACCGACACGTCGGAGAAGTTCCGGACCACCGGGCCGGCGCCGGATGCGGCGATGCTGAACCAGCTCCGCAACAACGGCGTCGACGTGAAGTACGAGCGGGAGGAGCAGAACAGCCTCTGGCTGACCATCCTCGGTCAGTGGATGCCGGTCGTCTTCCTCTTCCTGTTCTTCATCTTCTTCATGCGCCAGTTGCAGGGTGGCAGTGGCAAGGCGATGACCTTCGGCAAGTCGAAGGCCAAGCTCCTCAGTGAGAGCCACAACAAGGTCACCTTCGCGGACGTGGCCGGCGCGGACGAGTGCAAGGAAGAGCTCGAGGAGATCGTCGCCTTCCTGAAGGATCCGAAGAAGTTCACCAAGCTGGGCGGCCGGATTCCCAAGGGCGTGCTGATGATGGGCTCGCCGGGTACGGGCAAGACGCTGCTCGCCCGCGCGGTGGCCGGCGAGGCCGGCGTGCCGTTCTTCTCCATCTCCGGCTCCGACTTCGTGGAGATGTTCGTGGGCGTGGGCGCCAGCCGCGTCCGTGACCTGTTCGAGCAGGGCAAGAAGAACGCCCCCTGCATCATCTTCATCGACGAGATTGACGCCGTGGGCCGCCACCGTGGCGCGGGCCTGGGCGGTGGGCACGACGAGCGCGAGCAGACGCTCAACCAGCTCCTCGTGGAGATGGACGGCTTCGAGTCCAACGACGGCGTCATCCTGATTGCCGCCACCAACCGTCCGGACGTGCTGGACCCCGCGCTGCAGCGCCCCGGCCGCTTCGACCGCCGCATCGTGGTGCCGCGTCCCGACCTGAAGGGCCGTCTGGGCGTGCTGAAGGTGCACACCCGCCGCGTGCCGCTGGCGCCGGAAGTGGACCTGGAAGTCATCGCCCGCGGTACGCCGGGCATGACGGGCGCGGACCTGGAGAACCTCGTCAACGAGTCGGCGCTGATGGCCGCGCGGCAGAACAAGGAGCGCGTGGACCTGAGCGACTTCGAGGCCGCCAAGGACAAGGTGTTCATGGGCCCCGAGCGGCGCTCCATGATCATGACCGAGAAGGAGAAGCGGAACACGGCGACGCACGAGGCGGGCCACGCGCTGCTCGCCAAGCTGCTGCCGGGCTGCGACCCCCTCCACAAGGTCACCATCATCCCGCGCGGTCAGGCCCTGGGCGTCACCTGGAGCCTGCCCACCGAGGACAAGGTCAACGGCTACAAGAAGCAGATGCTCGACCAGATCTCCATGGCCATGGGCGGCCGCATCGCCGAAGAGCTCATGTTCAACGAGATGAGCAGCGGCGCCGCCAACGACATCGAGCGCGCCACCGAGACGGCGCGCGCCATGGTGTGCCGCTGGGGCATGAGCGAGAAGATGGGCCCGCTGGCGTTCGGCAAGAGCGACGGCGAGGTGTTCCTGGGCCGCGACTTCAACTCGTCCAAGGACTACTCCGAGGACACCGCCCGGCAGATTGACGCCGAGGTCCGCAGCATCGTCGTGGGCAGCTACGAGCGTGGCAAGCAACTGCTGACGGAGAACATCGAGGCCCTGCGCCGCGTGACGGACGCGCTGGTGGAGTACGAGACGCTGGACGCCGAGGACGTGAACATCCTCCTCCAGGGTGGCCAGTTGACCCGTGAGCGTCCGCCCCCGCGCGTGAATGCGCCCCCGAAGGCGACGGAGAAGAAGGACAAGCGGAAGATCCTCGACGCGCTCGAGGGCCTGCCGGCGATGGAGCCGAAGAAGGCCTGA
- a CDS encoding TIGR04563 family protein, whose protein sequence is MATTDHRKQSLYFPEDMLEEIQREATRQDRSLSWIVQQAWKVARGDIRKMPSVNDVLSPPPRPAPAPAPAPAQPATAVAVATPSDEPK, encoded by the coding sequence ATGGCAACGACGGACCATCGTAAGCAGAGTCTCTACTTCCCCGAGGACATGCTGGAGGAGATCCAGCGCGAAGCGACCCGTCAGGACCGCTCGCTGTCCTGGATTGTCCAGCAGGCGTGGAAGGTCGCGCGTGGGGACATCCGGAAGATGCCCTCGGTCAATGACGTGCTCAGCCCGCCGCCGCGTCCCGCACCGGCTCCGGCACCCGCGCCCGCCCAGCCCGCCACGGCCGTTGCAGTGGCCACGCCCTCGGACGAGCCCAAGTAG
- the tilS gene encoding tRNA lysidine(34) synthetase TilS produces the protein MPRHDSATPLLRTTLRAAYRRLGLEGGSVLLAVSGGADSVALLVGTADVASELRLRVEVATLDHGLRREAADEARSVTVLAAAKGLPCHVQSLGLRAGPGVEARAREARYAALEALRRERGLDAVATAHTASDQAETLLMRLSRGTALRGAVGIQEARAGLVRPLLERTRADIEAFLAEQGVAYVTDPMNADPVHFRTRVRKDVLPALSRAAGFAVAPRLAAFARVAAEDEALLSSLADAAFDRLRLEDGALDAVGVRALEPALRRRVLARLVAEVDAAVDEATLARVQRAVADGATATLGRGYLLRATSGRVRCVRQTPAPAPAPGALRLERAGARGALEGTGWEFSVEPSRPPAGVYGLGLGEGTRWPLTVRTRRPGDRVRMNGGQRKLQDVLVDLRVPAEVRATRPVVTDAEGQVLWLPGLWPPTASHGAFRAFLWAAPPGSSIQRTAAL, from the coding sequence ATGCCCCGTCACGATTCCGCGACACCCCTGCTGAGGACGACGCTTCGCGCGGCGTACAGGCGACTGGGCCTGGAGGGTGGCTCCGTGCTGCTCGCCGTGTCGGGCGGCGCGGATTCAGTGGCGCTGCTGGTGGGCACCGCGGACGTCGCCTCGGAGCTGCGGCTGCGCGTGGAGGTGGCCACCCTGGACCACGGGCTGCGTCGGGAGGCGGCTGACGAGGCCCGCTCGGTTACCGTCCTGGCGGCCGCGAAGGGGCTGCCCTGCCACGTCCAGTCACTGGGCCTGCGGGCGGGGCCGGGTGTCGAGGCGCGAGCACGCGAGGCCCGCTACGCGGCGCTGGAGGCCCTCCGGCGCGAGCGGGGCCTGGACGCGGTGGCGACCGCGCATACGGCGTCGGACCAGGCGGAGACGCTGTTGATGCGCCTGTCGCGTGGCACCGCGCTGCGCGGGGCCGTGGGCATCCAGGAAGCCCGTGCGGGCCTGGTCCGGCCGCTGCTGGAGCGCACCCGCGCGGACATCGAGGCATTTCTGGCGGAGCAGGGTGTTGCTTATGTGACAGACCCTATGAACGCCGACCCTGTTCACTTCCGAACGCGCGTCCGCAAGGACGTGCTGCCCGCCCTGTCCCGCGCCGCGGGTTTCGCGGTGGCGCCGCGCCTGGCGGCGTTCGCGCGCGTCGCGGCGGAGGACGAGGCGCTGCTGTCGTCCCTGGCGGACGCGGCATTCGACCGGCTGCGCCTGGAGGATGGCGCGCTGGACGCGGTGGGCGTGCGCGCGCTGGAGCCCGCCCTGCGGCGTCGGGTGCTCGCCCGGCTCGTGGCGGAGGTGGACGCGGCGGTGGACGAGGCCACGCTGGCGCGCGTGCAGCGCGCGGTGGCGGACGGAGCGACGGCCACGCTCGGGCGAGGCTACCTGCTGCGTGCGACGAGCGGCCGGGTGCGCTGCGTGCGTCAGACGCCCGCGCCCGCGCCCGCGCCCGGCGCGCTGCGGCTGGAGCGTGCGGGTGCGCGGGGCGCGCTCGAGGGCACGGGCTGGGAATTTTCCGTTGAACCCTCGCGGCCGCCCGCGGGCGTGTACGGGCTGGGGCTCGGGGAGGGGACGCGCTGGCCGCTGACCGTCCGGACGCGCCGCCCCGGAGACCGGGTGCGCATGAACGGGGGACAACGAAAACTCCAAGATGTGTTGGTGGATCTTCGGGTGCCCGCGGAGGTGCGGGCCACGCGGCCCGTGGTGACGGATGCCGAGGGGCAGGTGTTGTGGCTCCCCGGTCTCTGGCCACCCACGGCTTCACACGGGGCCTTCAGGGCGTTCCTCTGGGCGGCTCCCCCCGGTTCGAGCATTCAGCGGACCGCGGCGTTATAG
- a CDS encoding LysR family transcriptional regulator codes for MDLNELLIFARVVQSGSFTAAAKGLRMPKSTVSRKVSELETRVGAQLLQRTTRKLRLTDVGRTYYEHCARIVAEAEQAELAVTRMQAAPHGLLRVTTPLTFSFIGPLLARFLEQFPEVQLELVCSDRNVDLMAEGFDVAVRAGRLADSSLMARRLGSVERVVIASPSYLKARGTPKTPKDLEKHDCLLFGNGLENNVWTLFAGTRSVDIKVPARLVVNEPDMVYAVARAGAGIALLPNLHFSSELTSGRLQRILPDWHSTETPVHAVYPSTRHHSPKVMAFVECLREHWPRLV; via the coding sequence ATGGACCTCAACGAACTCCTCATCTTCGCGCGCGTGGTGCAGTCCGGCAGCTTCACGGCCGCGGCCAAGGGCCTGCGGATGCCCAAGTCCACGGTGAGCCGGAAGGTGTCGGAGCTGGAGACGCGCGTGGGCGCGCAGTTGCTACAGCGGACCACCCGCAAGCTGCGCCTCACCGACGTCGGCCGGACGTACTACGAGCACTGCGCGCGCATCGTCGCGGAGGCGGAGCAGGCCGAGCTCGCGGTGACACGGATGCAGGCGGCCCCCCACGGCCTGCTGCGCGTGACGACGCCGCTGACGTTCAGCTTCATCGGGCCGTTGCTCGCCCGGTTCCTCGAGCAGTTCCCGGAGGTCCAGCTCGAGCTGGTGTGCAGCGACCGCAACGTGGACCTGATGGCGGAGGGTTTCGACGTGGCGGTGCGCGCCGGGCGGCTGGCGGACTCCTCGCTCATGGCCCGGCGGCTGGGCAGCGTGGAGCGCGTCGTCATCGCCTCGCCCAGCTACCTCAAGGCCCGGGGGACGCCCAAGACACCCAAGGACCTGGAGAAGCACGACTGCCTCCTCTTCGGCAACGGACTGGAGAACAACGTCTGGACCCTCTTCGCCGGCACACGCTCCGTGGACATCAAGGTGCCCGCGCGGCTCGTGGTGAATGAACCCGACATGGTCTACGCGGTCGCGCGAGCGGGCGCCGGCATCGCCCTGCTGCCCAACCTCCACTTCTCCTCGGAGCTGACCTCCGGGCGTCTGCAGCGCATCCTGCCGGACTGGCACTCCACGGAGACGCCCGTGCACGCCGTCTACCCGAGCACGCGCCACCACTCCCCCAAGGTGATGGCCTTCGTGGAGTGCCTGCGAGAACACTGGCCCAGGCTCGTGTGA